In a single window of the Natronosalvus caseinilyticus genome:
- the gcvH gene encoding glycine cleavage system protein GcvH, whose protein sequence is MSFDTPDDRRYQESHEWALETDDGVRIGISDFAQDELGDVVFVELPNEGEDVTAGESFGVVESIKAVSDLYAPISGTVTAVNEDLFDAPELVNEDPFDEGWMLAVDPDDESELEDLLTAEEYEEQVA, encoded by the coding sequence ATGAGCTTCGATACCCCAGACGACCGACGGTACCAGGAATCGCACGAGTGGGCACTCGAGACAGACGACGGCGTCAGAATCGGTATCTCCGACTTCGCGCAGGACGAACTCGGGGACGTGGTCTTCGTGGAACTGCCCAACGAGGGCGAAGACGTTACGGCGGGAGAGAGCTTCGGCGTCGTCGAGTCGATCAAGGCGGTCTCCGATCTGTACGCGCCGATCAGTGGCACGGTCACGGCCGTCAACGAGGACCTGTTCGACGCTCCCGAACTCGTCAACGAGGACCCCTTCGACGAGGGCTGGATGCTCGCGGTCGACCCCGACGACGAGAGCGAACTCGAGGACCTGCTCACTGCCGAGGAGTACGAAGAACAGGTCGCCTGA